In one window of Myxococcus virescens DNA:
- a CDS encoding NAD(P)/FAD-dependent oxidoreductase, with amino-acid sequence MDTYDIVVAGNGALGLATARALTLVDPRLRIAVVGPLSRPAGASPAAGAMLGCYGEVTAPLLRTAPGRAKHAKGVLAARLWPSWLEQLNGELPEDAHVQVRAGTIVFSNAKSGTIEDENFIAIQQAVKDEDEPHELLDPNQVPGLNPAEDCRPKQALFLPREGSVDASRLLRALTLSLEQSPQVSVVDGAVKTLDVQGGRVTGVRLEDGRALSAAQVVLAMGVGTQAVLDELPELARRIPRIFSGGGTSLLLQVPRPSLQHVVRTPNRAFACGLHGMPRGGDQLYFGATNILMARPMLRTTPADMYFLLECVLEQIDQDLCAAQLVAWQAGNRPVTVDTCPLIGPTSVDGLWLLTGTYRDGLFLSPLLGQHMARRMCGQSGLVAEDFLPERKPLSLYTLKEARAEALKHYLAMGWEHGIRLPKVGWHRAFPRFYQQMLDSLYDALGEEEFVMPPELLAIVDSNRAAMVPFFRNYYAEVRKAWA; translated from the coding sequence ATGGACACGTATGACATCGTGGTGGCGGGCAACGGCGCGTTGGGCCTGGCGACCGCGCGCGCCTTGACGCTGGTGGACCCCCGTCTGCGCATCGCCGTGGTCGGTCCCCTCAGCCGTCCCGCGGGAGCGTCCCCCGCAGCCGGGGCGATGCTGGGCTGCTACGGTGAGGTGACGGCGCCCTTGCTGCGGACCGCGCCGGGCCGCGCGAAGCATGCCAAGGGCGTGCTCGCCGCGCGCCTCTGGCCCTCGTGGCTGGAGCAGCTCAATGGCGAGCTGCCCGAGGACGCACACGTCCAGGTCCGCGCGGGCACCATTGTCTTCAGCAACGCCAAGTCCGGGACGATTGAGGACGAGAACTTCATCGCCATCCAGCAGGCGGTGAAGGACGAGGACGAGCCGCACGAGTTGCTGGACCCCAACCAGGTGCCGGGCCTGAATCCCGCGGAGGACTGCCGGCCCAAGCAGGCGCTGTTCCTTCCCCGCGAGGGCTCGGTGGACGCGAGCCGCCTGCTGCGGGCGCTCACCCTGTCCCTGGAGCAGTCGCCGCAGGTGTCCGTCGTGGATGGGGCGGTCAAGACGCTGGACGTCCAGGGTGGCCGCGTGACGGGCGTGCGGTTGGAGGATGGCCGCGCGCTCAGCGCCGCGCAGGTGGTGCTCGCCATGGGCGTGGGGACGCAGGCGGTGCTCGACGAGCTACCGGAGCTGGCGCGGCGCATCCCCCGCATCTTCAGCGGCGGCGGGACGTCGCTGCTGCTCCAGGTGCCCCGGCCGTCGCTCCAGCACGTGGTGCGCACGCCGAACCGGGCCTTCGCCTGTGGCCTTCATGGCATGCCCCGCGGGGGGGACCAGCTCTACTTCGGCGCGACGAACATCCTGATGGCGCGGCCGATGCTGCGCACCACACCGGCCGACATGTACTTCCTGCTGGAGTGCGTCCTGGAGCAGATTGACCAGGACCTCTGCGCCGCGCAGCTCGTCGCCTGGCAGGCGGGAAACCGGCCCGTCACCGTGGACACGTGCCCGCTCATCGGACCGACGTCCGTTGACGGGCTGTGGCTGCTCACGGGCACGTACCGCGACGGGCTGTTCCTCTCCCCGCTGCTGGGGCAACACATGGCGCGGCGGATGTGCGGGCAGAGCGGCCTGGTGGCCGAGGACTTCCTGCCGGAGCGCAAGCCCCTCTCCCTCTACACGCTGAAGGAGGCGCGCGCGGAGGCGCTCAAGCACTACCTGGCCATGGGGTGGGAGCACGGCATCCGGCTGCCCAAGGTGGGCTGGCACCGCGCCTTCCCGCGCTTCTACCAGCAGATGCTGGACTCGCTCTACGACGCGCTGGGGGAGGAGGAGTTCGTCATGCCCCCGGAGCTCCTGGCCATCGTCGACAGCAATCGCGCGGCCATGGTGCCGTTCTTCCGCAACTACTACGCGGAGGTCCGCAAGGCCTGGGCGTGA
- a CDS encoding aKG-HExxH-type peptide beta-hydroxylase, which yields MTSGLGVVQTADRALSKHPVFGDSPRILAKVMTRYRFGVELFAERLPSLARAASTVEALSDADARRVFFDPLVRLTLEQAFSDLEAGHLVSPHPLEEMLPGALEALPLGLCESRMPSRFRVGSEVPKWLWDVARPADPYSRALHAAFDGVFGAKSKSGGTLLSPDATAQRKINDSIELLSLLLPDSGASALTHIEAIALLSARLEGGTVLSAAGGDLTPSTIFLSLEELGNPWDVAGCLLHEGLHMKLFDATRSVALAARPEETIQVPWRDIRWSIVRTVFAYHVYVHLSLFKAAALTADRTLTERFGDPSAYVSRPHAMSVVNNDSASRYGRSVDRARYLGEMLLTEWAHLLTPQGRDFVRWLSESLAPVDRALFLKDAGPRAREQERAAYRKVNGLRVRPSKQGECLMVFSPAAPRIHWLDLNAWLIFELSDGRTYSDMERAYLEVVGARVAPDEARRQLRSGLDSLVRSTLVEPTRQQGDVA from the coding sequence GTGACGAGTGGCCTAGGCGTCGTTCAGACCGCTGACCGAGCGCTGTCGAAGCACCCTGTGTTCGGGGACTCGCCGCGAATCCTGGCGAAGGTGATGACCCGTTACCGCTTTGGCGTGGAGTTGTTCGCGGAGCGGCTGCCGTCCCTGGCGCGCGCCGCGTCGACGGTGGAGGCGCTCAGTGACGCCGACGCGCGCCGCGTCTTCTTCGACCCGCTCGTGCGCCTGACGCTGGAGCAGGCCTTCTCCGACCTGGAGGCGGGTCACCTGGTGTCGCCGCACCCACTGGAGGAGATGCTGCCGGGCGCGCTGGAGGCGCTGCCGCTGGGCCTGTGCGAGTCGCGCATGCCCTCCCGCTTTCGGGTGGGCTCGGAGGTGCCGAAGTGGCTGTGGGACGTGGCCCGGCCCGCGGACCCGTACTCCCGGGCGCTGCATGCCGCGTTCGACGGCGTCTTCGGCGCGAAGTCCAAGAGCGGCGGGACGCTCTTGAGCCCGGACGCCACCGCGCAGCGGAAGATCAACGACTCCATCGAGCTGCTCTCGCTGTTGCTGCCTGACTCGGGCGCGAGCGCGCTGACCCACATCGAGGCCATCGCGCTGCTCAGCGCCCGGCTCGAAGGGGGCACCGTCCTGTCCGCCGCGGGGGGCGACCTGACGCCCTCCACCATCTTCCTGTCGTTGGAGGAGCTCGGGAACCCCTGGGACGTCGCCGGATGCCTGCTGCACGAAGGGCTCCATATGAAGCTCTTCGACGCGACGCGCTCGGTGGCGCTCGCGGCCCGTCCGGAGGAGACCATTCAGGTCCCCTGGCGTGACATCCGCTGGTCCATCGTCCGCACGGTGTTCGCCTACCACGTCTACGTGCACCTCTCGCTCTTCAAGGCGGCCGCGCTCACGGCGGACCGCACCCTGACGGAGCGGTTCGGGGACCCCTCGGCGTATGTGTCTCGCCCGCATGCGATGTCGGTGGTGAACAACGACAGCGCCTCGCGCTACGGCCGCTCGGTGGATCGTGCCCGCTACCTGGGAGAGATGTTGCTGACGGAGTGGGCCCACCTGCTCACCCCGCAGGGGCGCGACTTCGTTCGGTGGCTGAGCGAGTCCCTGGCGCCCGTGGACCGCGCGCTCTTCCTCAAGGACGCCGGCCCCCGAGCCCGTGAGCAGGAGCGGGCCGCGTACCGCAAGGTGAACGGGCTGCGGGTCCGCCCGTCGAAGCAGGGCGAGTGCTTGATGGTGTTCTCACCGGCCGCGCCACGCATCCACTGGCTCGACTTGAATGCGTGGCTGATTTTCGAACTCAGCGACGGCCGGACGTACTCCGACATGGAGCGGGCTTACCTCGAGGTTGTCGGCGCGAGAGTGGCCCCGGACGAAGCGCGCCGACAGTTGCGTTCGGGGCTCGACTCACTAGTACGCAGTACCCTCGTAGAGCCAACACGGCAGCAAGGAGACGTGGCATGA
- a CDS encoding aKG-HExxH-type peptide beta-hydroxylase → MQQIEVIRQLDHRFQHQEPFGNSSKIVLRVIERYKFVLEVLSRQDARLRALMERVEALDTASVNVLFGDLLVRAALETAISKLETTGPVGAVRDTFPALLGEALDSLEEGRGMSVARKAMGRDFTVGPSGRTWVWDLADTPSRVGDLLRDSIRTGFMPGAQSSVEIIRPTPRMVEGLERACELLRRLVPEMAQSVFLHLHCIAVANIRGSRGRMLTGSGGDGTPCMIFIDPDELENPWDTAGHILHEAIHLKLSDLIRTGAIVTDDDPVELPWGRRTALSNSVFAYHAYAHMQVFREAVKHLGPDCYAEFGAPRDYDAPAHAMSVVKNDVKPYSRAEERLAYLHSQLSGPLSLRVTPYGRELVAWLWDTVRPLVDGVTTGDTAPRAAASTPSPVSSSRAPSSVRYRQGRNLSLRRSPASEVLFALDPTSQKIVTLNLSAWLAFELCDGKTEEEVLTSYTSSLGLGAERAWAQLAPTLRGLESSGMIEQVAEGGAP, encoded by the coding sequence GTGCAACAGATTGAGGTCATCCGGCAGCTCGACCATCGGTTCCAGCATCAGGAGCCGTTTGGAAATTCATCGAAAATCGTGTTGCGTGTCATCGAACGCTACAAGTTCGTCCTGGAGGTGTTGTCGCGCCAGGACGCGCGGCTGCGGGCGCTGATGGAGCGCGTCGAGGCGCTGGACACCGCGTCCGTGAATGTCTTGTTCGGTGACCTGCTCGTGCGCGCCGCGCTGGAGACGGCCATCAGCAAGCTGGAGACGACGGGGCCGGTAGGGGCGGTGCGTGACACCTTCCCGGCGCTGCTCGGCGAGGCCCTCGATTCGCTGGAGGAGGGCCGTGGGATGTCCGTCGCGCGCAAGGCGATGGGGCGTGACTTCACGGTGGGCCCTTCGGGCCGCACCTGGGTCTGGGACCTCGCGGACACGCCGTCGCGGGTCGGGGACCTGCTGCGCGACAGCATCCGCACCGGGTTCATGCCAGGGGCCCAGAGCAGCGTCGAAATCATCCGTCCGACGCCGCGCATGGTGGAAGGCCTGGAGCGGGCCTGTGAGCTGCTCCGGCGGCTGGTGCCGGAGATGGCGCAGAGCGTGTTCCTGCACCTGCACTGCATCGCCGTGGCGAACATCCGGGGCTCGCGTGGCCGGATGCTCACCGGCTCCGGGGGCGACGGCACGCCGTGCATGATTTTCATCGACCCGGACGAGCTGGAGAACCCGTGGGACACGGCGGGCCACATCCTGCATGAGGCGATCCACCTCAAGCTCTCCGACTTGATTCGCACGGGCGCCATCGTGACGGATGACGACCCGGTGGAGCTGCCCTGGGGGCGGCGGACGGCGCTGTCCAACAGCGTCTTCGCCTACCACGCGTACGCGCACATGCAGGTGTTCCGCGAGGCGGTGAAGCACCTGGGGCCGGACTGCTACGCGGAGTTCGGCGCGCCTCGTGACTACGACGCTCCGGCCCACGCGATGTCGGTGGTGAAGAACGACGTCAAGCCCTACTCCCGGGCCGAGGAGCGGCTGGCGTACCTGCACTCGCAGCTCTCGGGCCCACTGTCGCTCCGGGTGACGCCCTACGGGCGCGAGCTCGTCGCGTGGCTCTGGGACACGGTTCGTCCCCTGGTGGACGGAGTCACCACGGGCGACACCGCTCCGCGCGCCGCGGCCTCCACGCCATCGCCGGTCAGCTCCAGCCGGGCGCCGTCCTCGGTGCGTTACCGGCAGGGGCGGAACCTCTCGTTGCGCCGCTCTCCGGCGTCGGAGGTGCTGTTCGCGCTGGACCCCACGTCGCAGAAGATCGTCACCCTGAACCTGTCGGCGTGGCTCGCCTTCGAGCTGTGTGACGGCAAGACGGAGGAAGAGGTCCTCACTTCGTACACGTCGTCGCTGGGGCTCGGGGCCGAGCGCGCCTGGGCCCAGCTGGCGCCCACGCTCAGGGGCCTGGAGTCGAGCGGGATGATTGAGCAGGTCGCCGAGGGAGGTGCACCGTGA
- a CDS encoding GNAT family N-acetyltransferase translates to MRTHTEVIPYEVHRDDGFVASDDLARIDLDVVHGYLSRSYWSAGIPRETVERAARNSLVFGLYSSGGQVGYARVVTDRASFAYLCDVFVLESYQGRGLGQWMMEALLEHPDLQGLRRFLLATRDAHSLYARYGFQPLGSPASFMERHDPDVYVRNREEGAKGKTR, encoded by the coding sequence ATGCGCACCCACACTGAGGTCATTCCCTACGAAGTCCACCGCGATGACGGGTTCGTCGCCTCCGACGACCTCGCACGCATCGACCTGGATGTCGTCCATGGCTACCTGTCCCGCTCATACTGGTCCGCGGGCATTCCCCGGGAGACGGTCGAGCGGGCCGCCCGGAACTCGCTCGTCTTCGGGCTCTATTCCTCGGGAGGCCAGGTGGGCTACGCCCGCGTCGTCACCGACCGCGCGAGCTTCGCCTATCTTTGTGACGTCTTCGTCCTGGAGTCGTACCAGGGGCGGGGCCTGGGCCAGTGGATGATGGAGGCGCTGCTCGAGCATCCCGACCTGCAAGGGCTTCGGCGGTTCTTGCTCGCCACGCGAGATGCCCATTCGCTCTATGCCCGTTACGGCTTTCAGCCACTGGGCTCGCCCGCGTCCTTCATGGAGCGCCATGACCCGGACGTCTATGTCCGAAATCGAGAAGAGGGCGCGAAAGGGAAGACAAGATGA
- a CDS encoding metallophosphoesterase has product MPMPPSLLRTRPLLVLVPLLLAAAPAPHAPAQPRLEDTVPDTFTGVERVVAVGDVHGDVDALKEVLRLAGLIDAKDRWIGGKTHLVQTGDVPDRGDQTRAAFDLLMRLEQEALAAGGRVHALLGNHEAMNMLGDLRYVNPGEMASFADQSPEQDSAGSPPGLNGHRVAYSLQGRYGQWLRKHAAVVRINDTLFVHGGVAPGVPGGNLAELNRWVRQDFFPGHPPGGARDAQGPLWFRGYALGEPQDAEPALDAVLKRYGARRMVMGHTTNRDGKVKVRFNGKALLIDTGLSTGYGRNLAALELRGGKVNALYREGPVTLGSVEPSAAPARPTGPKPRKK; this is encoded by the coding sequence ATGCCCATGCCCCCCTCTTTGCTCCGCACGCGCCCCCTGCTCGTGCTCGTCCCGCTGCTCCTGGCGGCGGCACCCGCCCCCCATGCCCCAGCGCAGCCTCGGCTGGAGGACACGGTCCCCGACACCTTCACCGGCGTGGAGCGCGTGGTGGCGGTGGGGGACGTGCACGGTGACGTGGACGCCCTGAAGGAGGTGCTACGGCTCGCCGGCCTCATCGACGCGAAGGACCGGTGGATTGGCGGCAAGACGCACCTGGTCCAGACGGGCGATGTGCCGGACCGGGGCGACCAGACGCGAGCGGCGTTCGACCTGCTCATGCGACTGGAGCAGGAAGCGCTCGCCGCGGGCGGACGGGTCCACGCCCTGCTCGGCAACCATGAAGCCATGAACATGCTGGGGGACCTGCGCTACGTGAACCCCGGGGAGATGGCTTCGTTCGCCGACCAGAGCCCCGAGCAGGACAGCGCCGGCTCCCCACCCGGCCTCAACGGGCACCGCGTCGCGTACAGCCTCCAGGGCCGCTACGGCCAGTGGCTGCGCAAGCACGCCGCCGTGGTGCGCATCAACGACACCCTTTTCGTGCACGGCGGCGTCGCGCCCGGCGTTCCCGGCGGAAACCTGGCCGAGCTGAACCGCTGGGTGCGCCAGGACTTCTTCCCCGGCCATCCGCCCGGCGGCGCGCGGGACGCACAGGGCCCCTTGTGGTTCCGAGGCTACGCACTGGGCGAGCCGCAGGACGCCGAACCTGCGCTGGACGCGGTGCTGAAGCGTTATGGCGCCAGGCGCATGGTCATGGGGCACACCACGAACCGCGACGGCAAGGTGAAGGTGCGGTTCAATGGCAAGGCGCTGCTCATCGACACCGGGCTGAGCACCGGGTACGGGCGGAACCTCGCGGCCCTGGAGCTTCGCGGCGGCAAGGTCAACGCCCTGTACCGCGAAGGCCCCGTCACGCTGGGCTCCGTGGAGCCCTCCGCCGCGCCGGCTCGTCCCACGGGGCCGAAGCCTCGGAAGAAATGA
- a CDS encoding carboxypeptidase-like regulatory domain-containing protein, with protein sequence MGEAILQAETVTDGDGTYLLDGLDDGFLSIWALNEDGAAVQQGILGTHDSLRLVLTPGLRVVGAVSGEDAPLPGTRITLVSATTDRYFDGITGPDGRFRIGPVPLGHYILLAEQDGWRPALLHLDEANSLPEDGVQLTRPLNHGGRVLSHGSPIAGARVELSADSPDGISYQVATSDEKGLFHFSGLSKAHRLTLSAFHEGLVASEQVTLDERIGAETVLELRPAPYLEGIVQDEARQSIPGARISIEPQRLDIVYPTTTSNLDGRFRAGPLSPGMNQVTVSAPGHLDALIYLDSPKDKSPVTVTLLRAVLITGVAVDEYGAPSPNVTLKLQRECVHLDDPLNVQQQTTTDNAGRFELKACHPGHWDIRTVDERFLPEAIPVHAPSRDLRISLKQGPTVTGILLDEHGAPVHGANVVLARSEEKDTPLRVNSSDALGHFQLGAVPPGRYSVWAQKEVQGVVRRTAAQEIELQVGTPTQVELRFPAGVTVSGIVVTASGEPLEGVGIQTYRPSSTAPTEPPTVSFRCGSPIGVRTDADGRFILRGLSSAPHAIWAMKHGHTFIPARSMGGTHHDSNWLFVKPGENENTIRLVMQRDSQVRGRLLGPDGRPFPAFVLNQENVVYSKDGAFQWSTASSGPMPLVFEAAGVASRTVTVDVPLEGDVELGDIHMSPGSSILGSLLDATPHEPVESTNLSP encoded by the coding sequence ATGGGCGAAGCCATCCTCCAGGCAGAGACGGTCACCGACGGTGACGGCACCTATCTCTTGGATGGACTGGACGACGGATTCCTGTCGATCTGGGCCTTGAATGAGGACGGGGCGGCCGTGCAACAAGGCATCCTGGGGACGCATGACAGCCTGAGGCTGGTGCTGACTCCGGGATTGCGGGTGGTGGGAGCCGTGTCGGGAGAGGACGCGCCGCTTCCAGGCACCCGCATCACTTTGGTCTCTGCGACAACGGACCGTTACTTCGACGGCATCACAGGTCCGGATGGGCGGTTCCGCATCGGCCCGGTACCGCTTGGGCATTACATCCTCCTGGCGGAGCAGGATGGCTGGCGACCGGCGCTCCTCCACCTCGATGAGGCCAACAGCCTTCCGGAGGACGGTGTGCAACTCACCCGGCCGCTGAACCATGGAGGCAGGGTCCTCTCGCACGGGAGTCCCATCGCGGGCGCTCGCGTCGAGCTCAGCGCGGATTCTCCAGATGGCATTTCCTATCAGGTCGCCACGTCCGACGAGAAAGGACTGTTTCACTTCTCCGGGCTCAGCAAAGCCCACCGTCTCACGCTGTCAGCCTTCCATGAAGGACTGGTTGCCAGTGAGCAAGTCACCCTGGACGAACGAATCGGGGCTGAGACGGTCCTCGAACTGCGGCCTGCCCCCTATCTCGAGGGAATCGTTCAAGACGAGGCGCGCCAGTCCATTCCGGGCGCCCGTATCTCCATCGAGCCGCAGCGCCTTGATATTGTCTACCCGACCACGACCTCGAACCTGGATGGCCGCTTTCGCGCAGGCCCTCTCAGCCCTGGCATGAATCAAGTCACAGTGTCGGCGCCGGGCCACCTGGATGCCCTCATCTATCTTGATTCCCCGAAGGACAAGTCTCCGGTCACCGTCACGCTGCTCCGGGCGGTCCTCATCACCGGCGTGGCAGTTGACGAATACGGGGCACCCTCCCCAAACGTCACGCTCAAGCTGCAGCGCGAATGCGTCCACCTCGATGATCCACTGAACGTTCAACAGCAGACGACCACCGACAACGCCGGACGCTTCGAGCTGAAAGCTTGCCACCCAGGTCATTGGGACATCCGAACCGTTGACGAGCGATTCCTTCCAGAAGCCATTCCCGTGCATGCCCCCAGCAGAGACCTTCGCATCTCGTTGAAGCAGGGTCCGACCGTGACAGGCATCCTGTTGGATGAACACGGCGCCCCCGTGCATGGCGCGAACGTCGTACTCGCCAGGAGCGAAGAGAAAGACACGCCCCTCCGCGTCAACTCATCAGATGCCCTGGGACACTTCCAGCTCGGAGCTGTCCCGCCGGGACGGTACAGCGTGTGGGCACAGAAGGAGGTTCAGGGTGTCGTCCGGCGAACCGCTGCGCAGGAGATCGAGTTGCAAGTGGGCACGCCGACGCAGGTGGAACTGCGCTTTCCCGCCGGTGTGACTGTCTCCGGCATCGTGGTGACAGCGAGCGGAGAGCCGCTGGAGGGCGTGGGCATCCAGACCTACCGACCGTCTTCGACCGCCCCTACGGAGCCGCCAACAGTCAGTTTCCGCTGCGGTAGCCCCATTGGCGTTCGAACAGACGCCGATGGCCGATTCATCCTGCGGGGCCTGTCGTCCGCGCCGCATGCAATATGGGCCATGAAACATGGCCATACCTTCATCCCAGCACGTTCCATGGGAGGGACCCACCACGACAGCAACTGGCTTTTCGTCAAGCCGGGAGAGAACGAGAACACCATCCGCCTCGTCATGCAGCGTGATTCACAAGTCCGAGGCAGGCTCTTGGGACCTGATGGGCGCCCTTTTCCAGCGTTCGTCCTCAACCAAGAAAACGTTGTCTACTCCAAGGACGGCGCATTCCAATGGTCGACCGCGAGCTCCGGGCCGATGCCATTGGTATTCGAAGCAGCAGGGGTGGCATCACGAACCGTTACCGTGGATGTTCCGCTGGAAGGCGATGTGGAACTGGGTGACATCCACATGAGCCCGGGGTCTTCCATCCTGGGTTCACTGCTGGACGCCACGCCTCACGAACCTGTCGAGAGCACGAACCTGTCGCCATAG
- a CDS encoding glutathione S-transferase family protein produces the protein MNDYELIGSPGCGSAIVEMALRITGIPHRLTELPYLEPGPGRDRLLKLNPLGQVPTLILPDGAVMTESAAIILHLHDVSPQSGLVPEPTAPERVRFLNLLLRLVGAVYPTFTYADDPPKWTLPGPAADRLRDTVMERRANLWREIEAQVGKPHVLGKRFSALDLYVTVMTHWRPNKDWFTQNCPTLAAAATQAEKNPHVAAVLERHFR, from the coding sequence ATGAACGACTACGAGTTGATTGGCTCACCGGGATGTGGCTCGGCCATCGTAGAGATGGCGCTGCGCATCACCGGCATCCCGCACCGCCTGACGGAGCTGCCCTACCTGGAGCCAGGCCCCGGGCGCGACCGGCTACTGAAGCTCAATCCCCTGGGGCAGGTGCCCACCCTGATCCTCCCCGATGGCGCGGTGATGACAGAGAGCGCGGCCATCATCCTGCACCTGCACGACGTCTCGCCCCAGAGCGGCCTGGTGCCGGAGCCCACGGCGCCCGAGCGCGTGCGCTTCCTCAACCTCCTGCTTCGCCTCGTGGGCGCGGTGTACCCGACGTTCACCTACGCGGACGACCCGCCCAAGTGGACCCTGCCCGGTCCCGCCGCGGACCGGCTGCGCGACACCGTCATGGAGCGCCGCGCCAACCTCTGGCGCGAAATCGAGGCCCAGGTGGGCAAACCTCACGTGCTCGGCAAGCGCTTCAGCGCGCTGGACCTCTACGTCACCGTGATGACGCACTGGCGCCCGAACAAGGACTGGTTCACCCAGAACTGCCCCACCCTGGCAGCTGCGGCCACGCAAGCGGAGAAGAACCCGCACGTCGCCGCGGTGCTGGAGCGCCACTTCCGTTAG
- a CDS encoding transporter substrate-binding domain-containing protein has translation MLLFGWLALLLGACGLPRDTHGTQERIVRDGVLRAGLVRHEPWTGLQDGKPMGPEAEAVAKLAEQLGARVSWTVAPEAELVHALEERAVDVVVGGITAKSPWVKQLGAGQPYLTTRMRVGAPPGQTVPESLEGASVSVAPGSDAGPQLQSLGARVREVERLHEAPGLRAAWDWQLDGWGYAAGEDVLREEQRIWVVPAGENRWLFTVDRFVLDHAEPIRQRLLASARAGETPTTSEEDRR, from the coding sequence GTGTTGCTGTTCGGTTGGCTGGCCCTGCTCCTGGGGGCCTGTGGCCTTCCCCGGGATACCCACGGGACGCAGGAGCGCATCGTCCGAGATGGCGTGCTGCGCGCGGGGCTCGTGCGCCATGAGCCCTGGACGGGCCTCCAGGACGGCAAGCCCATGGGGCCTGAAGCCGAGGCGGTGGCGAAGCTCGCCGAACAGCTGGGGGCGCGCGTGTCCTGGACGGTGGCGCCGGAAGCCGAGCTGGTGCACGCCCTGGAGGAGCGAGCGGTGGACGTGGTCGTCGGAGGAATCACCGCGAAGTCCCCCTGGGTGAAGCAGCTGGGCGCGGGACAGCCCTACCTCACCACCCGGATGCGGGTGGGCGCGCCGCCGGGGCAGACCGTTCCGGAGTCCCTGGAGGGTGCTTCCGTCTCCGTGGCGCCGGGCAGTGACGCCGGGCCGCAGCTTCAGTCCTTGGGCGCCCGGGTTCGCGAGGTGGAGCGGCTGCATGAAGCCCCGGGCCTTCGGGCCGCCTGGGACTGGCAGCTCGATGGCTGGGGCTACGCCGCTGGCGAAGACGTGCTTCGCGAGGAGCAGCGCATCTGGGTGGTGCCCGCGGGCGAAAACCGCTGGCTGTTTACCGTGGACCGCTTCGTCCTCGACCACGCAGAGCCCATCCGGCAGCGGCTCCTCGCCTCCGCCAGAGCCGGCGAGACACCCACAACCTCCGAGGAGGACCGGCGATGA
- a CDS encoding cation diffusion facilitator family transporter, with the protein MSWRQRRQRAGHARGPVDPKDLPDDKHRALKRAQRLEAWSLAYLASAIVVIYFTLGASQAMKAAWLEDLLSLIPPISFLVGSKVAHRKPSAEYPYGYHRAVTVAYLVGSVALLFMGTWLFVESVLKLVRAEYPSIGTTQLFGHTVWMGWLMLAALLWSAIPSVLLGRAKLPLAESLHDKVLHADALMNKADWLTAVAAMLGVLGIGMGWWWADAVAAGVIALDIAWDGQRHLRTALGDLMDRTPRTLDSKHAEPLPRRIHEALCGLDWVEAAQVRVREDGHVFCADVRLVPKERGPELVTRLGNAAEDLKRLDWRLRDVLLVPVDRLG; encoded by the coding sequence ATGAGCTGGCGCCAACGGCGGCAACGCGCCGGACATGCGCGCGGCCCGGTGGACCCGAAAGACCTGCCTGACGACAAGCACCGCGCCCTCAAGCGCGCGCAGCGGCTGGAGGCCTGGTCACTGGCGTACCTGGCGTCGGCCATCGTCGTCATCTACTTCACGCTGGGCGCGTCCCAGGCCATGAAGGCGGCGTGGTTGGAGGACCTGCTCAGCCTCATTCCGCCCATCTCCTTCCTGGTGGGCAGCAAGGTGGCGCACCGGAAGCCCTCCGCCGAGTACCCCTATGGCTACCACCGCGCCGTCACCGTGGCGTACCTGGTGGGCTCGGTGGCGCTGCTCTTCATGGGGACGTGGCTGTTCGTGGAGTCCGTGCTCAAGCTGGTGCGCGCCGAATACCCTTCCATCGGTACCACGCAGCTGTTCGGCCACACCGTGTGGATGGGTTGGCTGATGCTGGCGGCCCTGCTGTGGTCGGCGATTCCGTCCGTGTTGCTGGGACGGGCGAAGCTGCCACTGGCGGAGTCGCTCCACGACAAGGTGCTTCACGCCGACGCGCTGATGAACAAGGCGGACTGGCTCACCGCGGTCGCCGCCATGTTGGGCGTGCTGGGCATCGGCATGGGCTGGTGGTGGGCGGACGCGGTGGCGGCGGGGGTCATCGCGCTGGACATCGCCTGGGACGGACAGCGGCACCTGCGCACCGCGCTGGGTGACTTGATGGACCGCACGCCGCGCACGCTCGACTCGAAGCACGCCGAGCCGCTGCCGCGCCGCATTCACGAGGCCCTGTGCGGCCTGGACTGGGTGGAGGCCGCTCAGGTGCGCGTGCGCGAGGACGGACACGTCTTCTGCGCGGACGTGCGCCTGGTGCCGAAGGAGCGGGGACCGGAGCTCGTCACCCGGCTGGGCAACGCCGCCGAGGACCTCAAGCGCCTGGACTGGCGCCTGCGCGACGTGCTGCTGGTACCGGTGGACCGGCTCGGCTGA